One genomic segment of Streptomyces liangshanensis includes these proteins:
- a CDS encoding PadR family transcriptional regulator yields MRSQGHGHGYAHGHEHGPEGGRCGPGERGRGGFEGRRAAFGPFGPPFGGGPFGGGRGRGGGGGRGRARRGDVRASILALLKDRPMHGYEMIQEIGERSGGAWRPSPGSVYPTLQLLEDEGHITSRSEGGKKLFTLTESGRAEAETGPDAPWEEAGRGVDWETVNEIRQAGFGLMEAFAQVWKTGTPEQRQKALAVTNEARKKLYLILADED; encoded by the coding sequence ATGCGTTCACAAGGACACGGACACGGATATGCGCACGGTCATGAGCACGGACCGGAAGGTGGTCGGTGCGGGCCCGGCGAGCGAGGGCGGGGTGGGTTCGAGGGGCGGCGCGCCGCCTTCGGTCCCTTCGGCCCGCCGTTCGGCGGCGGTCCCTTCGGGGGTGGCCGGGGGCGCGGTGGCGGTGGCGGCCGGGGAAGGGCGCGGCGTGGTGACGTACGCGCCTCGATCCTGGCGCTGCTGAAGGACCGGCCCATGCACGGTTACGAGATGATCCAGGAGATCGGCGAGCGCAGCGGCGGGGCCTGGCGCCCCAGCCCCGGCTCGGTGTACCCCACCCTCCAGCTCCTGGAGGACGAGGGCCACATCACGAGCAGGAGCGAGGGCGGCAAGAAGCTGTTCACGCTCACGGAAAGCGGGCGGGCCGAGGCCGAGACGGGGCCCGACGCCCCGTGGGAGGAGGCCGGGCGCGGAGTCGACTGGGAGACGGTCAACGAGATCCGGCAGGCCGGCTTCGGGCTGATGGAGGCGTTCGCGCAGGTCTGGAAGACCGGTACGCCCGAGCAGCGGCAGAAGGCCCTCGCCGTCACCAACGAGGCGCGCAAGAAGCTCTACCTGATCCTCGCCGATGAGGACTGA
- a CDS encoding class E sortase produces the protein MYATYRSRAVVPALACAVIAVLGGSSAVGGSGATATAAAGPPGTAAVTAPAATSEPTGAGTTEARPTATGTPGEASGTPSPHAPSPRIVNATLTIPSIDIKALKVVPYKGTTDDWPGTRIQDRGLAASPYGPDGGVGPGQVGNYLVTGHRLSAGGPLNKVPSLKTGDRVYVTADGTTYEYRITESRITSFRSAASLADQRAAVPGEPGRTPTKAMITLSTCATPEDNAAGNFWRDDRHNPEHRIDRIGELVAEKKASTP, from the coding sequence ATGTACGCCACGTACCGATCCCGAGCTGTTGTCCCCGCGCTGGCCTGCGCGGTGATCGCCGTGCTCGGCGGCTCGTCCGCCGTGGGCGGGAGCGGTGCCACCGCCACCGCGGCGGCCGGACCGCCGGGGACGGCGGCGGTGACCGCGCCCGCGGCGACGAGCGAGCCGACGGGGGCCGGGACGACCGAAGCGCGGCCGACGGCGACCGGGACGCCCGGCGAGGCGTCCGGGACGCCCTCGCCGCACGCCCCGTCCCCGCGGATCGTCAACGCCACGCTGACGATCCCGTCCATCGACATCAAGGCGCTGAAGGTGGTCCCGTACAAGGGCACGACCGACGACTGGCCGGGGACCCGGATCCAGGACCGCGGCCTGGCCGCCAGTCCGTACGGCCCCGACGGGGGCGTCGGCCCCGGTCAGGTCGGCAACTACCTGGTCACGGGCCACCGCCTCTCCGCGGGCGGCCCGCTGAACAAGGTGCCGTCGCTCAAGACGGGCGACCGTGTATACGTCACGGCCGACGGGACCACGTACGAGTACCGGATCACGGAGTCCCGCATCACCTCCTTCCGCTCCGCGGCCTCCCTCGCCGACCAGCGGGCCGCGGTCCCCGGCGAACCGGGCAGGACCCCGACGAAGGCGATGATCACGCTCTCCACGTGCGCGACACCGGAGGACAACGCGGCGGGCAACTTCTGGCGCGACGACCGGCACAACCCGGAACACCGCATCGACAGGATCGGCGAACTGGTGGCCGAGAAGAAGGCTTCGACTCCTTGA
- a CDS encoding EamA family transporter: MHASQGQGRSVGLGLALVSAFAFGGSGVAAKPLIEAGLEPLQVVWLRVAGAALLMLPVAWRHRDLVRRRPALLAGFGLLAVAGVQAFYFAALSRVPVGVALLVEYLAPALVLLWVRFVQRRPVTRAAAAGVVLAVGGLACVVEVWAGLSFDPVGILFALAAACCQVGYFVLSDQGSGTEDAAHAADPLGVIAYGLLVGTVVLTVVGRPWEMDWSLLGGTADLGGSDVPAALLLGWVVVVATVLAYATGVVSVRKLSPQVAGVVACLEAVIATVLAWVLLGEHLSAPQIAGGAVVLVGAFIAQSSTPRPPSGGAGVLGEAHVPLDAEVFEDTSRPA, encoded by the coding sequence ATGCACGCGTCTCAGGGGCAGGGGAGGAGCGTCGGACTGGGCCTTGCCCTGGTGTCGGCGTTCGCGTTCGGTGGGTCCGGTGTCGCGGCCAAGCCGCTCATCGAGGCGGGGCTCGAACCCCTCCAGGTGGTCTGGCTGCGGGTCGCGGGCGCGGCGCTGCTCATGCTCCCGGTGGCCTGGCGCCACCGCGACCTCGTGCGCCGCAGGCCCGCGCTGCTCGCCGGGTTCGGGCTGCTGGCCGTGGCCGGCGTCCAGGCCTTCTACTTCGCCGCGCTCTCCCGGGTCCCCGTCGGTGTCGCGCTGCTGGTCGAGTACCTCGCCCCCGCCCTCGTCCTGCTCTGGGTCCGCTTCGTGCAGCGGCGGCCCGTCACCCGCGCGGCGGCCGCCGGGGTCGTGCTCGCGGTGGGCGGCCTGGCCTGTGTGGTCGAGGTCTGGGCCGGGCTGAGCTTCGACCCGGTGGGGATCCTGTTCGCGCTCGCCGCCGCCTGCTGCCAGGTCGGCTACTTCGTGCTGTCGGACCAGGGGAGCGGTACGGAGGACGCGGCCCACGCGGCGGATCCACTCGGGGTGATCGCGTACGGGCTGCTGGTCGGGACCGTCGTGCTGACCGTCGTCGGCCGGCCGTGGGAGATGGACTGGTCCCTGCTCGGCGGTACGGCGGACCTCGGCGGTTCCGACGTCCCCGCCGCGCTGCTGCTGGGCTGGGTCGTGGTGGTGGCGACCGTCCTCGCGTACGCGACCGGTGTGGTGTCCGTACGCAAGCTCTCGCCGCAGGTGGCCGGGGTGGTGGCGTGCCTGGAGGCGGTCATCGCGACCGTTCTCGCCTGGGTGCTGCTGGGGGAGCACCTTTCCGCGCCGCAGATCGCGGGCGGCGCGGTGGTGCTCGTGGGCGCCTTCATCGCACAGTCCTCGACGCCCCGCCCGCCCTCCGGGGGCGCGGGGGTCCTGGGCGAGGCTCACGTACCCCTGGACGCCGAGGTGTTCGAGGACACGAGCCGCCCCGCGTAG
- a CDS encoding Rieske (2Fe-2S) protein: MTGTQGTARIVTRRTIVAAAGAAGLGAALVACGNDTSGTAGKPDTADQKPGDVAAGDVLAKTTDIPEGGGKIFDDQGVVVTQPEAGQFKAFSSKCTHQGCAVTTVTNGVINCPCHGSQFSVADGSVKQGPATQALPAASIKVTGDSITLA, encoded by the coding sequence ATGACGGGAACGCAGGGCACCGCACGGATCGTGACGCGCAGGACCATCGTCGCCGCGGCCGGCGCCGCGGGGCTGGGCGCGGCGCTCGTGGCATGCGGGAACGACACGTCGGGGACGGCCGGCAAGCCGGACACGGCGGACCAGAAGCCCGGCGACGTCGCGGCCGGCGACGTCCTCGCGAAGACGACCGACATCCCCGAGGGCGGCGGCAAGATCTTCGACGACCAGGGCGTGGTGGTCACCCAGCCCGAGGCGGGGCAGTTCAAGGCCTTCTCGTCCAAGTGCACCCACCAGGGGTGCGCGGTGACGACCGTGACGAACGGAGTCATCAACTGCCCCTGTCACGGGAGCCAGTTCAGCGTCGCGGACGGCAGCGTCAAGCAGGGGCCCGCGACCCAGGCCCTGCCCGCCGCGTCGATCAAGGTCACCGGGGACTCGATCACCCTCGCATGA
- a CDS encoding Clp protease N-terminal domain-containing protein has translation MQSPTPQVPRQPVPTRAGTEPPRTGARPARQGVEQDARLTVELASVLAAARRRAHRDADEQIDTAHLLHSLLETDPAVRAAFDGGPQVARVLGYLVQRSIGYGLRWQGTVEDSGAVPVLREDPVAGWSPAAVAAMNHALARAARRGDPRAAGLDLLAALAADPSCRAVEVLGRAGVDARSLAGRLSGAGRLG, from the coding sequence GTGCAGAGCCCGACCCCGCAAGTGCCCCGGCAGCCCGTACCGACCCGTGCGGGCACCGAACCGCCTCGCACGGGCGCCCGGCCCGCCCGTCAGGGCGTCGAGCAGGACGCCCGGCTCACCGTGGAGCTTGCCTCGGTCCTCGCGGCCGCGCGCAGGAGGGCCCACCGCGACGCCGACGAGCAGATCGACACCGCCCACCTGCTGCACTCCCTGCTGGAGACCGATCCGGCGGTGCGAGCCGCGTTCGACGGCGGGCCGCAGGTCGCGCGGGTGCTCGGCTACCTGGTCCAGCGCAGCATCGGGTACGGGCTGCGCTGGCAGGGGACGGTCGAGGACTCCGGCGCCGTACCGGTCCTGCGGGAGGATCCCGTGGCCGGCTGGTCCCCGGCCGCCGTCGCCGCCATGAACCACGCGCTCGCGCGGGCCGCGCGCAGGGGCGATCCGCGGGCCGCGGGGCTCGACCTGCTGGCCGCACTCGCCGCGGACCCGTCGTGCCGGGCCGTCGAGGTGCTCGGACGGGCCGGGGTGGACGCGCGGTCACTGGCGGGGCGGCTGTCGGGAGCGGGGCGCCTCGGCTGA
- a CDS encoding methyltransferase codes for MMRNKTNPRATEPPPAARMHELLTGFQVSQAAFAVAELGVATALLKGPREVGDLAAEVGADADALGRIIRFLAQHDVFRTFEDSVELTDLGHTLADGPADSLRDVARYFHRTHYAPFGRLLDTVRTGEPAAGLFLGKPFFDWIDENPELAELQNKAMAGFTQNARGDLLSVYDLPAGETVADIGGADGTLLAALLARDPERKGILFDLPSTVSAARPLIEAAGLGERVRIVPGDFFEAVPRADVYVLSAVLQDWDNPSALRILGNVSAAAPAGARLVVIDMVVPEGDAPHPTKMIDITMLGMLGGRQRSETEWRRLLADAGFTLGRTVTGSGSYSALEATLA; via the coding sequence ATGATGAGGAACAAGACGAACCCGCGCGCCACCGAACCGCCCCCCGCCGCCCGGATGCACGAACTGCTCACCGGCTTCCAGGTGTCCCAGGCCGCCTTCGCCGTCGCCGAACTCGGGGTGGCGACCGCCCTGCTGAAAGGGCCGCGCGAGGTCGGCGACCTCGCGGCGGAGGTGGGCGCGGACGCCGACGCCCTGGGGCGGATCATCCGCTTCCTGGCACAGCACGACGTGTTCCGCACCTTCGAGGACAGCGTCGAGCTCACCGATCTCGGCCACACGCTCGCCGACGGCCCGGCCGACTCCCTGCGTGACGTGGCCCGCTACTTCCACCGGACCCACTACGCCCCGTTCGGAAGGCTGCTCGACACCGTGCGGACCGGCGAGCCCGCCGCCGGCCTGTTCCTCGGCAAGCCCTTCTTCGACTGGATCGACGAGAATCCCGAGCTGGCGGAGTTGCAGAACAAGGCGATGGCCGGTTTCACCCAGAACGCGCGGGGTGATCTGCTGAGCGTCTACGACCTTCCCGCCGGCGAGACCGTCGCCGACATCGGCGGGGCGGACGGCACGCTGCTGGCGGCACTGCTCGCCCGCGATCCGGAACGCAAGGGCATCCTCTTCGACCTGCCGAGCACCGTCTCCGCCGCCCGCCCGCTGATCGAGGCCGCGGGACTCGGCGAGCGGGTGCGGATCGTCCCGGGCGACTTCTTCGAGGCCGTACCCCGTGCGGACGTCTATGTCCTGTCCGCCGTCCTCCAGGACTGGGACAACCCGTCCGCGCTACGGATCCTGGGCAACGTCTCGGCGGCCGCGCCGGCCGGTGCCCGGCTGGTCGTCATCGACATGGTCGTGCCCGAGGGCGACGCCCCGCACCCCACCAAGATGATCGACATCACCATGCTCGGGATGCTGGGCGGTCGTCAGCGCAGCGAGACCGAATGGCGCCGGCTCCTCGCCGACGCCGGCTTCACCCTCGGCAGGACCGTCACCGGGTCCGGCTCCTACTCCGCCCTCGAAGCGACCCTCGCCTGA
- a CDS encoding pyridoxamine 5'-phosphate oxidase family protein has protein sequence MTESAQPGQDTAPRPSTPQGAESQEASGSYRPTARTVPSRSRERASYDRELVHAILDETYICHLGFVRDGAPVVLPTLYGRVGERLYVHGSTGSRPLLLAGAGAGTDDPGLAVCLTVTHVDGLVLARSAFHHSINYRSVVVHGVARQVTDPEERRTALDAIVDHVVPGRAADSRPADAKELAATAVIRLDLDEVSAKVRTGGPNDEAEDLALPYWSGVVPVVRGYGPPVPADDLDPSIALPGYLTAL, from the coding sequence ATGACGGAGAGCGCACAGCCGGGACAGGACACCGCCCCGCGGCCGTCGACACCGCAGGGCGCGGAGTCACAGGAAGCCTCCGGCTCCTACCGGCCCACCGCGCGCACGGTCCCGAGCCGTTCGCGCGAACGGGCCTCGTACGACCGCGAACTGGTCCACGCCATACTCGACGAGACGTACATCTGCCACCTCGGCTTCGTACGCGACGGCGCGCCGGTCGTCCTGCCGACCCTCTACGGCCGGGTGGGCGAGCGGCTGTACGTCCACGGCTCGACCGGCTCGCGCCCGCTGCTGCTGGCCGGGGCGGGTGCCGGTACCGACGACCCGGGCCTCGCCGTGTGCCTGACGGTCACCCATGTCGACGGCCTGGTCCTGGCGCGCTCCGCCTTCCACCACTCGATCAACTACCGCTCCGTGGTGGTGCACGGCGTCGCCCGCCAGGTGACCGACCCCGAGGAGCGGCGCACGGCTCTCGACGCGATCGTCGACCACGTCGTACCCGGCCGCGCGGCCGACTCGCGCCCGGCCGATGCCAAGGAACTGGCGGCGACCGCCGTGATCCGCCTCGATCTCGACGAGGTCTCCGCGAAGGTCAGGACGGGCGGCCCCAACGACGAGGCCGAGGACCTGGCGCTGCCGTACTGGAGCGGTGTGGTCCCGGTCGTACGGGGCTACGGCCCGCCCGTACCGGCGGACGACCTCGACCCGTCGATCGCCCTGCCCGGCTACCTCACCGCCCTCTGA
- a CDS encoding DMT family transporter: MSSAASPRPAPAAASPARPRSPRRVIGWRVRFAALSLIWGFSFLFIKVGTDSFAPFQVTFGRLLFGTAVIAVALVWKRERLPRGLRTWGHLAVAAFLLNALPFSLFAYSELTIPSTLAGICNATSPLWGMLLSFVALSEDRPTRRRVAGVGIGFLGVLTVLGAWQGFSGLDVTGTAMALLASLSYPVGWIYVRRTLAGGSHSHLSLTGTQLLLATAQLAVVTPLFTTMPASFPVWPLLSVVVLGALGTGLAILLQYGVVAEVGPTIGAMVTYFIPVIATAAGVTLLGEPLSWNTPVGAVVILAGAALTQSRPRKSRKRGPEDGGTPGADRTDLTATPPPVPAPVSANSRP; this comes from the coding sequence ATGAGCTCCGCCGCCTCGCCTCGCCCGGCCCCCGCCGCCGCTTCCCCCGCCCGCCCGCGCTCCCCCCGCCGCGTCATCGGCTGGCGCGTCCGGTTCGCGGCGCTCTCCCTCATCTGGGGCTTCAGCTTCCTGTTCATCAAGGTGGGCACCGACAGCTTCGCGCCCTTCCAAGTCACCTTCGGACGCCTCCTGTTCGGTACGGCGGTCATCGCGGTCGCCCTCGTGTGGAAGCGCGAGCGCCTCCCCCGGGGGCTGCGCACCTGGGGCCATCTCGCCGTTGCGGCCTTCCTCCTGAACGCGCTGCCGTTCTCGCTGTTCGCGTACTCCGAGCTGACGATCCCCTCGACGCTCGCGGGCATCTGCAACGCGACCTCGCCCCTGTGGGGCATGCTCCTGTCCTTCGTGGCCCTGTCCGAGGACCGGCCCACCCGCCGCCGCGTGGCCGGGGTCGGCATCGGATTCCTCGGGGTGCTGACCGTCCTCGGCGCCTGGCAGGGCTTCTCCGGCCTCGACGTCACCGGTACGGCCATGGCCCTGCTGGCGTCGCTGAGCTACCCGGTCGGCTGGATCTACGTACGCCGCACGCTGGCGGGCGGCAGCCACTCGCATCTCTCGCTCACCGGCACGCAGTTGCTCCTCGCCACCGCGCAACTGGCCGTCGTGACACCGCTGTTCACCACCATGCCGGCCTCGTTCCCGGTGTGGCCGCTACTGTCGGTGGTGGTGCTCGGCGCGCTGGGGACCGGCCTGGCGATCCTGCTCCAGTACGGCGTGGTCGCCGAGGTGGGCCCGACGATCGGCGCGATGGTCACGTACTTCATCCCGGTCATCGCCACGGCCGCCGGGGTGACCCTCCTGGGGGAGCCGCTGAGCTGGAACACCCCCGTCGGCGCGGTGGTCATCCTGGCCGGCGCCGCCCTGACGCAGAGCAGGCCGCGGAAGTCCCGGAAGCGCGGACCGGAAGACGGCGGGACGCCCGGGGCGGACCGGACGGACCTGACCGCGACGCCCCCGCCCGTACCCGCTCCGGTGTCGGCGAACAGCCGGCCGTAA
- a CDS encoding LLM class flavin-dependent oxidoreductase yields MKIGIGLPNQVRGVDPRIIPEWSARAESAGFSTLATVGRTAYPGMADTVVLAGAAAATRTIGLSSTIMLTTVWPPVLLAKELAGIDGMSGGRLTLGVGIGGNRPDDFVVDGLPPEGLGGRMDRDLETYHGVWRGEPVGGGVNAAVPAATRPIPLLFGGLAPVAFRRMATWGQGYIAGSLPAPAVVPFFDLARQAWKEQGREDAPKLVAIAYFAFGDAARGRDNIRDYYAAVGAEYADAVANAVHVGADEVREAVRSFAAIGADELILHPALADLDEIGRLADAVL; encoded by the coding sequence ATGAAGATCGGAATAGGGCTCCCCAACCAGGTTCGCGGTGTGGACCCCAGGATCATCCCGGAATGGTCGGCACGGGCCGAGAGCGCGGGGTTCTCCACCCTCGCGACCGTGGGGAGGACCGCGTATCCCGGAATGGCCGACACCGTGGTGCTAGCCGGAGCGGCGGCCGCCACCCGCACGATCGGGCTGAGCAGCACCATCATGCTCACCACCGTGTGGCCCCCGGTGCTCCTCGCGAAGGAACTCGCCGGGATCGACGGGATGTCCGGGGGCCGCCTCACCCTCGGTGTGGGCATCGGCGGCAACCGCCCGGACGACTTCGTGGTCGACGGCCTGCCGCCCGAGGGACTCGGCGGGCGCATGGACCGTGACCTGGAGACCTACCACGGTGTCTGGCGCGGCGAGCCGGTCGGCGGCGGCGTGAACGCGGCGGTCCCCGCCGCCACCCGGCCGATTCCGCTGCTGTTCGGCGGTCTGGCCCCGGTGGCCTTCAGGAGGATGGCCACCTGGGGACAGGGCTACATCGCGGGGAGCCTGCCCGCGCCCGCCGTGGTGCCGTTCTTCGACCTCGCCAGGCAGGCGTGGAAGGAACAAGGACGCGAGGACGCCCCGAAACTCGTGGCCATCGCCTACTTCGCCTTCGGCGACGCCGCGCGCGGACGCGACAACATACGGGACTACTACGCGGCCGTCGGAGCCGAGTACGCCGACGCCGTCGCGAACGCCGTACACGTCGGAGCGGACGAAGTGAGGGAGGCCGTCCGGTCGTTCGCCGCGATCGGAGCCGACGAGTTGATCCTCCACCCGGCCCTCGCGGACCTGGACGAGATCGGACGCCTCGCCGACGCCGTCCTCTGA
- a CDS encoding LysR family transcriptional regulator, protein MLNLERLRTLDALARHGSVSGAAEGLHVTTSAVSQQLAKLEREVGQQLLAKNGRGVRLTDAGRLLADHAARIISQVEVAQSDIEAQRGRVVGDVRMAAFPTAARGLFPVALRALCDTHPELRVMARELEPEAGIRGVLRGDLDLAVVLDWNNKRLPVPGGLAMAHLLDDAADVAMPADHPLAGRAEVDLEEFADDAWVSWPEGEFCHDWLMFTLRSKGVEPRIGHLAGEHHTQLALIAAGLGVCVAPRLGRGPVPEGVAVVPVRQKMWRHIHAVWRTDAGRRPSIRAAVEALGAAARTVEE, encoded by the coding sequence ATGTTGAATCTGGAGCGACTGCGGACGCTGGACGCGCTGGCCCGGCACGGTTCGGTGAGCGGCGCGGCCGAGGGGCTGCACGTGACCACCTCCGCCGTCTCCCAGCAACTGGCCAAGTTGGAGCGCGAGGTGGGTCAGCAGCTGCTCGCCAAGAACGGGCGGGGAGTGCGCCTCACGGACGCGGGCCGGCTGCTCGCCGATCACGCCGCGCGGATCATCTCGCAGGTCGAGGTCGCCCAGTCGGACATCGAGGCGCAGCGCGGCCGGGTGGTGGGTGACGTGCGGATGGCGGCCTTCCCGACGGCGGCGCGCGGGCTGTTCCCGGTCGCGCTCCGGGCGCTGTGCGACACCCATCCGGAACTACGCGTCATGGCGCGGGAGCTGGAGCCCGAGGCCGGTATCAGGGGAGTCCTCAGGGGCGATCTCGATCTCGCCGTGGTGCTGGACTGGAACAACAAGCGGCTGCCCGTGCCCGGCGGTCTCGCCATGGCGCATCTCCTCGACGACGCGGCCGACGTGGCGATGCCCGCCGACCACCCGCTCGCGGGGCGGGCGGAGGTGGACCTGGAGGAGTTCGCCGACGACGCGTGGGTGTCGTGGCCGGAGGGCGAGTTCTGTCACGACTGGCTGATGTTCACGCTCCGCTCCAAGGGCGTGGAGCCGCGCATCGGCCACCTCGCGGGGGAGCACCACACCCAACTCGCGCTGATCGCGGCGGGCCTCGGTGTCTGTGTCGCGCCGCGGCTGGGGCGCGGACCGGTGCCGGAGGGCGTGGCGGTCGTCCCCGTACGGCAGAAGATGTGGCGGCACATCCACGCCGTGTGGCGCACCGACGCCGGCCGCCGCCCCTCGATCAGGGCGGCGGTGGAGGCGCTCGGTGCGGCGGCGCGGACGGTCGAGGAGTAA
- a CDS encoding TetR/AcrR family transcriptional regulator: MARYGKEHKQETRQRIVETAGRRFKEDGIDGSGIAGLMSDAGLTNGAFYAHFSSKEDLLVHAVADQLRAQAEDFAEQAAAGGPADGFVRGYLSARHRDNPGDGCPSAALLDEIARSTDATKQAYTEGVLGVIDGINTRRGQGDSEAARVRTLSVFALMVGTLQLSRALADPQLADAVLEQGIRNVLALRTPPEETGG; this comes from the coding sequence ATGGCACGGTACGGGAAAGAGCACAAGCAGGAGACCCGGCAGCGGATCGTCGAAACGGCGGGGCGCCGGTTCAAAGAGGACGGTATCGACGGTTCGGGAATCGCCGGGCTCATGTCGGACGCGGGCCTGACCAACGGCGCCTTCTACGCCCACTTCTCCTCCAAGGAGGACCTGCTCGTCCACGCGGTCGCCGACCAGCTCAGGGCGCAGGCGGAGGACTTCGCCGAGCAGGCGGCCGCGGGCGGGCCCGCCGACGGTTTCGTACGCGGCTATCTCTCGGCCCGCCATCGCGACAACCCGGGGGACGGCTGCCCCTCCGCCGCCCTGCTCGACGAGATCGCGCGTTCCACCGACGCCACCAAACAGGCCTACACCGAAGGTGTCCTGGGCGTCATCGACGGCATCAATACCCGCCGAGGGCAGGGCGATTCGGAGGCGGCACGGGTGAGGACGCTCAGCGTCTTCGCCCTGATGGTGGGGACGCTGCAACTCTCCCGCGCCCTGGCGGACCCGCAACTGGCCGACGCGGTCCTGGAGCAGGGGATCCGGAACGTCCTCGCCCTCCGGACACCCCCGGAGGAGACAGGCGGCTGA
- a CDS encoding VOC family protein, with product MTSIKKFQVTFDCAEPERLARFWCEVLGYVAPAPPEGFATWDDFNRTQPPEERDAWFSCADPSGAGPRLFFQRVPEGKAAKNRVHLDVRVGTGLVGAERLAALEAECARLLPLGAVHVQTLYADDKNESCIPMLDIEGNEFCID from the coding sequence ATGACGTCGATCAAGAAGTTCCAGGTCACCTTCGACTGCGCGGAGCCCGAGCGCCTCGCCCGGTTCTGGTGCGAGGTGTTGGGGTACGTCGCCCCGGCGCCGCCCGAGGGGTTCGCCACCTGGGACGACTTCAACCGCACACAACCGCCCGAGGAGCGCGACGCGTGGTTCTCGTGCGCCGATCCCTCCGGGGCGGGTCCGCGCCTGTTCTTCCAGCGCGTGCCCGAGGGGAAGGCCGCCAAGAACCGGGTCCATCTCGACGTACGGGTCGGCACCGGGCTCGTGGGGGCGGAGCGCCTCGCCGCACTGGAGGCCGAGTGCGCGCGACTCCTCCCGCTCGGCGCCGTACACGTGCAGACGCTCTACGCCGACGACAAGAACGAGTCGTGCATCCCGATGCTGGACATCGAGGGCAACGAGTTCTGCATCGACTGA
- a CDS encoding aminotransferase class I/II-fold pyridoxal phosphate-dependent enzyme — MLGEYRIQGRRAADISASVERAVGSGELGPGQLLPPMRELATELGVNPNTVAAAYRTLRERGVIETAGRRGSRVRERPASTSRGSIRVEAPPGVRDVSAGNPDPALLPKLDHALAAAARRHAERPGMYGEAAVDPEFARLARAALDADGVPDGPVAVMSGSLDAIERVLAAHLRPGDAVAVEDPSWGSLLDLVSALGLRPVPVGVDDEGPLPGDLERALRDGVRAVVVTDRAQNPTGAAVSAPRAARLREVLGARPGVLVIEDDHGHHFVDLPLHPLAGATDSWALVRSTAKAYGPDLRLAVLTGDAVTVDRVTGRQRLGPGWVSRLLQLAVVDLWTSRAVDVAAVSRAYGELRDALVRALAERGVRAYGRSGMNVWVPVADETSAVAGLLHAGWAVAPGARFRVATPAAVRVTVSGLTVGDLASLADALAAAAGPATARSYG; from the coding sequence GTGCTAGGAGAGTATCGGATCCAAGGTCGGCGTGCGGCGGACATTTCCGCGAGTGTGGAGCGGGCGGTCGGCTCCGGAGAGCTGGGACCGGGCCAACTGCTGCCTCCCATGCGGGAGTTGGCGACGGAGTTGGGGGTCAATCCGAACACCGTCGCGGCCGCCTACCGCACGCTGCGCGAGCGCGGGGTGATCGAGACGGCGGGACGCAGGGGCAGTCGCGTACGGGAGCGGCCGGCCAGCACGTCCCGGGGGTCGATCCGAGTGGAGGCGCCCCCCGGCGTACGGGACGTGTCGGCGGGCAATCCCGATCCCGCCCTGCTGCCGAAGCTGGACCACGCGCTCGCCGCCGCCGCGCGGCGCCACGCGGAGCGGCCCGGGATGTACGGCGAGGCCGCCGTCGACCCGGAGTTCGCGCGGCTCGCCCGCGCGGCACTGGACGCCGACGGGGTGCCCGACGGGCCGGTGGCCGTCATGTCGGGGTCGCTCGACGCGATCGAACGGGTGCTGGCGGCTCACCTCCGGCCCGGGGACGCCGTCGCCGTGGAGGACCCGAGCTGGGGGAGCCTGCTGGACCTCGTGTCGGCGCTCGGGTTGCGGCCCGTGCCGGTGGGCGTGGACGACGAAGGCCCGCTGCCCGGTGACCTGGAGCGGGCGCTGCGCGATGGCGTCCGCGCCGTGGTCGTCACCGATCGCGCGCAGAATCCGACGGGCGCGGCGGTGAGCGCGCCCCGCGCGGCGCGACTGCGGGAGGTGCTCGGCGCCCGCCCCGGGGTGCTGGTGATCGAGGACGACCACGGCCACCACTTCGTGGACCTGCCCCTGCACCCGCTCGCCGGGGCCACCGACAGCTGGGCGCTGGTGCGGTCCACCGCGAAGGCGTACGGACCGGACCTGCGCCTCGCGGTCCTGACGGGCGACGCCGTGACCGTCGACCGGGTGACGGGCCGTCAGCGTCTCGGCCCCGGCTGGGTCAGCCGCCTCCTCCAGCTGGCCGTCGTGGACCTGTGGACCTCGCGCGCGGTGGACGTCGCGGCGGTGTCCCGCGCCTACGGCGAACTGCGCGACGCGCTCGTACGGGCCCTGGCGGAACGGGGTGTGCGGGCCTACGGACGCAGTGGCATGAACGTGTGGGTGCCGGTGGCCGACGAGACGAGCGCGGTCGCGGGCCTGCTGCACGCGGGATGGGCGGTCGCGCCGGGGGCGCGCTTCCGGGTCGCGACCCCGGCGGCGGTACGGGTCACGGTGTCGGGGCTCACGGTCGGCGACCTCGCGTCGCTCGCCGACGCGCTGGCCGCGGCGGCGGGACCGGCGACCGCGCGCAGCTACGGCTGA